A region from the Drosophila ananassae strain 14024-0371.13 chromosome 2L, ASM1763931v2, whole genome shotgun sequence genome encodes:
- the LOC6499791 gene encoding uncharacterized protein LOC6499791, producing the protein MCRRAVREWLVLLTMEKYIGKFLERGYDSIASCKQILLSDLVVLGVEDASHRKLLLAGVQFLINSPERFICLEPCELHNLTDAKIEAVSAPIPELESVSKSPDFDFFDTNTGERERDVLLPLPKPASTFKKSGIPVFSKSTFYSKDEEPLMPTLDAKITAAVKEKMINLTCPQLLYRHMPDVDPITYTNDDITYQNEVADADCTITEDDPDLIILD; encoded by the coding sequence ATGTGCCGACGTGCGGTGCGCGAATGGCTGGTCCTTCTTACAATGGAGAAGTATATTGGCAAGTTCCTGGAACGGGGCTACGACAGCATCGCCAGCTGCAAGCAAATCCTGCTTAGCGATCTGGTTGTGCTTGGCGTGGAGGATGCCTCTCACCGGAAGCTTCTTCTGGCAGGTGTTCAATTCTTGATAAACTCCCCAGAACGCTTTATCTGCCTGGAGCCGTGCGAGCTGCACAACCTCACGGATGCGAAGATTGAGGCGGTGTCTGCTCCGATACCGGAACTCGAGTCTGTCAGCAAAAGCCCCGACTTTGATTTTTTCGACACTAACACGGGCGAGAGGGAACGCGATGTCCTGCTACCGCTGCCAAAGCCAGCTTCCACTTTTAAGAAGTCCGGTATTCCAGTATTTTCAAAGTCAACTTTTTATTCGAAAGATGAGGAGCCATTGATGCCGACCCTTGATGCGAAAATTACAGCGGCGGTCAAGGAAAAGATGATTAACCTCACCTGTCCCCAACTGCTATATCGCCACATGCCGGACGTGGATCCTATAACCTACACAAACGATGACATTACCTATCAGAACGAAGTGGCAGACGCAGATTGCACCATCACAGAGGATGATCCGGACTTGATAATCCTTGATTAA
- the LOC6500780 gene encoding wolframin, which yields MATWTQNEPTGVTKRRRWNLEDRASLNKLKHHIAEEGCPQTQYDLAKELLQNAIEPNLANGNQNQKAVNWLVSAAHNGHEEAAKLLQQCYNNGSGITPENADEVRRCLAMTPGERAARKAARELFACLSNGNEHITPKQLERKMRRIYNMQRKRRRRGEDRSSSSSEEETEREPECEPLEDRATIGLSNVGRRRFITEDHLVSAASNYSAGQMPSVNEALTLSVPDPRSLDHVPCFYRMIFHPLIFLTLLYHRLLNVIVSIPNVIPLSVRCSILVALSWWSTRHMLPLVSYYVSLGVMIWATCKMLKTKQQFVDFRIWSGLFLSYGDNNIEADIAEQRFLRNNMKPYLYYFCAFICNLIVYPLVTDAWLPHSELTILSGAFTFLTMGVAMYASSHLFPDWLVIVSFAVNVLAKYPYEMDEVVSTRWRFLDLRVPTFSSFVIGNGIEFCLNCRTALYLFIPVLLVMMAKRSRWHGMYTYLIPHCVTLSWLQVCIATSQSATMFGVMRAALGLAGIVLFLPLFGIVALLVPVFVAIDSLGLASEQLRWGSTAITCGLVVVVSCILALNRATQKYITMLQLIMAVTTACVLVFPYMTSNFKDTPRFNAMPRAGLHSLSEVETLQWDRFHSLCAQPVFEQPNKIKTQLRCAHLNGVPVTWEGSIAKVEISKVTNTLEDVIANYLPVWLARMMRCVYGENISQHFQCDPKSDAQCEEWQGVLKALKAESGSCTLHRWNRYEYELLLKVGSNNAGRYLGRCTSSNVILRAHHDFGNFTRLLNEGDKVIFYGTLQNSGLLSDSVQVHLKTIECVNCQSKNLRRASIERAVAISPMDARLQDLMRGIKYLLNALLNPLITFK from the exons ATGGCCACCTGGACGCAAAATGAGCCAACAGGCGTCACCAAGCGAAGGCGTTGGAACCTCGAAG ATCGTGCGTCTCTCAACAAACTTAAGCACCACATCGCCGAGGAAGGATGTCCTCAGACGCAGTACGACTTGGCCAAAGAACTGCTCCAAAATGCCATAG AACCCAATCTTGCCAATGGAAACCAGAACCAGAAAGCTGTTAACTGGCTGGTTAGTGCTGCACACAATGGACACGAGGAGGCTGCGAAATTATTGCAACAGTGCTACAACAATGGTAGTGGTATTACTCCGGAGAATGCGGATGAAGTGCGTCGGTGCCTGGCCATGACTCCAGGTGAGCGGGCAGCCAGAAAAGCAGCCCGGGAGCTCTTTGCTTGTCTGTCAAACGGTAACGAGCACATCACGCCCAAGCAGCTGGAACGCAAAATGCGACGCATCTACAACATGCAACGTAAACGTCGCCGACGCGGTGAGGATCGTTCTTCATCCAGTAGCGAAGAGGAAACGGAACGGGAGCCTGAATGTGAACCTTTGGAGGACAGGGCTACCATTGGTCTTTCCAATGTAGGACGACGTCGTTTCATAACCGAAGACCACTTGGTTTCCGCCGCGTCCAACTATAGCGCTGGGCAGATGCCCAGTGTAAATGAGGCACTGACCTTATCCGTGCCGGATCCGCGGAGTCTAGACCACGTGCCCTGCTTCTACCGCATGATATTTCACCCGCTCATCTTTTTGACACTCCTGTACCACCGCCTACTCAACGTGATTGTGTCCATTCCCAACGTTATACCTCTAAGTGTGCGTTGTAGCATTCTGGTGGCTCTCTCCTGGTGGAGCACCCGTCACATGCTTCCCTTGGTTAGCTACTACGTCAGCTTGGGGGTCATGATCTGGGCCACCTGCAAGATGCTAAAGACCAAGCAGCAGTTCGTGGATTTTCGAATCTGGTCGGGGTTGTTCCTCAGTTACGGTGATAATAATATCGAAGCCGATATCGCGGAGCAGAGATTCTTGCGCAACAACATGAAACCGTATCTGTATTACTTTTGTGCCTTCATTTGCAACCTGATTGTGTATCCGCTGGTAACTGACGCCTGGCTGCCGCACTCTGAACTAACCATCCTCTCGGGTGCATTTACCTTCCTCACCATGGGAGTGGCAATGTATGCTTCATCCCATCTGTTCCCCGATTGGCTGGTGATTGTGTCCTTTGCTGTTAACGTGCTGGCCAAGTATCCCTACGAGATGGATGAGGTGGTCTCCACCCGATGGCGCTTCTTGGACCTGCGTGTGCCCACTTTCTCATCGTTTGTCATAGGAAATGGCATTGAATTTTGTCTAAACTGCCGTACAGCGCTATACCTCTTCATCCCTGTGCTCCTGGTAATGATGGCCAAACGATCTCGTTGGCACGGGATGTACACTTACCTGATTCCTCACTGCGTAACTCTCAGCTGGCTGCAGGTATGCATCGCTACTTCGCAGAGCGCCACCATGTTTGGAGTCATGCGGGCGGCCCTAGGCTTGGCCGGGATTGTCCTGTTCCTGCCACTATTTGGGATTGTCGCTCTACTCGTTCCTGTATTCGTTGCCATTGATAGTCTGGGCTTGGCCAGCGAGCAGCTCCGTTGGGGCAGCACTGCCATCACGTGTGGTTTGGTGGTAGTTGTATCCTGTATCCTTGCTCTAAATCGAGCCACCCAAAAGTATATTACCATGCTTCAG CTTATCATGGCCGTCACCACAGCCTGTGTATTGGTCTTTCCGTACATGACATCTAACTTTAAGGACACACCACGCTTCAATGCTATGCCCAGGGCGGGACTTCATTCGCTCTCAGAGGTGGAAACCCTACAGTGGGATCGTTTTCACTCACTGTGCGCCCAACCTGTCTTCGAACAACCAAACAAGATCAAAACCCAACTCCGATGCGCTCACCTGAACGGAGTACCAGTCACCTGGGAGGGCAGCATTGCCAAGGTGGAAATCTCCAAGGTAACCAACACGCTGGAGGATGTGATTGCCAACTATCTTCCTGTATGGCTGGCTAGGATGATGCGGTGTGTTTACGGAGAGAACATCTCGCAGCACTTCCAGTGTGATCCTAAGTCGGATGCGCAGTGCGAGGAATGGCAAGGAGTTCTCAAAGCGTTAAAGGCAGAGAGCGGAAGTTGCACTCTTCACCGATGGAACCGCTACGAATACGAGCTGCTCTTGAAAGTCGGCTCAAATAATGCAGGTCGATATTTAGGTCGCTGCACTTCCAGCAATGTGATTCTGCGAGCTCACCATGACTTCGGAAACTTTACAAGACTCCTTAACGAAGGCGACAAGGTTATCTTCTACGGAACTCTGCAAAATTCTGGACTTTTGTCCGATAGTGTGCAGGTGCACCTAAAGACAATCGAGTGCGTCAACTGCCAGTCCAAAAATCTACGAAGAGCAAGCATCGAACGGGCTGTGGCTATTTCGCCAATGGATGCCCGTCTCCAGGATCTGATGCGAGGcattaaatatttgttaaacgCTTTGTTGAACCCTTTGATTACTTTTAAGTAA
- the LOC6500781 gene encoding glutamate--cysteine ligase regulatory subunit — protein sequence MIPTITKNYQNVVISTGNMLEISNELGQRKSNEELYDGLKVTLHSDPSEERVVVEVEIDETHGRVQRATQELNSRLTENGRNEISIGAKIFLNRNSRECAQQAVEALLNILNVTHVDNVVLAYHPNVNSVANETAAATTSTAVKSPCSEGSTVPSTASNWSLKNGAQGVAELKELYQSLEQYALKQKITQLGIADLDAAALEELHKSAQVAPTIAQVNLSTCCVVPPELQEFCAAHDIQLNTHSDPEQLLQDEQFSGLAPGYTIDWSLRYQVHVRCRGVLTAKGYIVGASRSSA from the coding sequence ATGATACCCACAATAACGAAGAACTACCAGAATGTGGTGATTAGCACGGGAAACATGCTGGAAATCAGCAACGAGCTGGGCCAGCGCAAGTCCAATGAGGAGCTCTACGACGGCCTGAAGGTAACCCTCCACAGCGACCCTAGCGAGGAGCGCGTGGTGGTCGAGGTGGAGATAGACGAGACGCACGGCCGTGTGCAGAGGGCCACCCAGGAGCTCAACAGCCGACTTACGGAGAATGGGCGCAACGAGATCAGTATTGGCGCCAAGATATTCCTCAACCGGAACTCGAGGGAGTGCGCTCAGCAGGCCGTAGAAGCACTGCTTAATATACTCAATGTGACGCACGTGGACAATGTGGTGCTGGCATACCACCCGAATGTGAACAGCGTTGCCAACGAAACGGCTGCGGCCACAACATCGACAGCGGTAAAATCTCCCTGTTCCGAGGGCAGCACCGTTCCATCCACCGCCAGCAACTGGAGTCTGAAGAACGGTGCCCAGGGAGTAGCCGAGCTGAAGGAACTCTACCAGTCACTGGAGCAATATGCTCTCAAGCAGAAAATCACACAGCTGGGCATCGCCGATTTGGATGCCGCTGCCCTGGAGGAGCTGCACAAATCCGCCCAGGTTGCTCCTACCATTGCACAGGTCAATTTGTCCACCTGCTGCGTCGTGCCGCCGGAGCTTCAGGAGTTCTGCGCTGCCCACGACATCCAGTTGAACACGCACAGCGATCCGGAGCAGCTATTGCAGGACGAGCAGTTCTCTGGACTGGCACCTGGCTACACTATCGACTGGTCACTGCGCTACCAAGTGCATGTCCGTTGCCGCGGCGTCCTCACCGCCAAGGGCTATATCGTCGGAGCCTCTCGGTCCAGCGCTTAG